A stretch of DNA from bacterium:
CCGCAGAACATCGATGGACAGATGGTGTACACGCTGGCTGTGGATGAATTTGTCTCGCTGCTGTCAGCCATGGTAAAAGAAGAAGGAGTGGGCCTGGTCGGCGGCTGCTGCGGCACCACGCCCGAGTTCATCAAAGGTCTGGCATCTGCGCTGAACAATGTTCTACCAGCCAGCCGCGACAGCAAACCGCCGGCCGCCATCGCCTCGCTGTTCAGCAGTCAAACGTTGCGTCAGGATCCAGCGCCGTTTTTTGTCGGCGAACGCGCCAACACCAACGGCAGCAAGCAGTTCCGCGAGGTCTTGCTGGCCGAGGACTGGGACGGCATCGTCCAGGTGGCACGAGAACAGGCCGCCTCCGGCGCCCATGGCCTGGATCTGTGCGTAGCTTACACCGGCAGAGATGAAAAGGCCGACATGGCCCAGGCGGTGAGACGCCTCGTCACGCAAGTGGATCTGCCGCTGTTCATCGATTCCACGGACGTTCAGGTTATCGAATCGGCGCTGCAGCTTTACGGCGGCAGAGCCGTGATCAACTCGATCAATCTGGAGGACGGTGAAGACCGCGTCGATCAGGTCTGCCGGCTGGCCAAACGCTACGGCGCCGCGCTGATCGGCCTGACCATCGATGAACAGGGCATGGCGCTGACCGTGGAGCGCAAACTGGAGGTCGTGCAGCGGCTCTATGATATCGCGGTCCTCCGCCATGGCTTGAGACCGCAGGACTTGATCTTTGACGCCCTCACCTTTACCCTCGGCAGCGGCGACAGCGCTTTAGCGGATGCAGCGTCTAACACGCTGGAGGCCATTCAGCGGATCAAGGCCGGCTGGCCGGGCGTGTACACCCTTCTGGGCGTGAGCAATATCTCCTTTGGTCTGAGCCCACACAGCCGCGATATTCTCAACTCGGTGTTCCTCGCCCAAGCGGTTCAGGCCGGTTTGGATCTAGCCATCGTCCATGTCAAAAAAATTCTGCCGCTCTATCAAATCGCAGAGGCGGATCTCGACGTTGCAACCAATCTGCTGTTCAACCGCGGCGAAGAACCGCTCAAATCGTTTATTCGTCATTTTGAGGAGAAAAACGGCGCTGCCGTACCGGTCGCTATGGACGAATCCTCCCTGCCGCTGGAGGAACGCATTCGCCGGCATATCATTCAGGGCAATCGATCAGGGCTGCCGGAAAGGTTGCAGGAGGCGCTGCGCCAACGCAAGGCGCTGGCCATCATCAACGACCTTCTCATCCCGGCGATGAAAACCGTTGGTGAATTGTTCGGCGCCGGGAAAATGCAACTGCCCTTCGTCCTCCAGTCTGCAGAGGTGATGAAGTTCGCCGTGGATCACCTGCAGCCGTTCATGGAAAAAAGCGCCGTGCAGAGCCCGCTCAGCATCGTGCTGGCCACGGTGCGGGGTGATGTGCACGACATCGGCAAAAACCTGGTGGAGATCATTCTCAGCAACAACGGGTATAAAGTGTACAACCTCGGCATCAAGTGCGAAATTGAAACCATGATCCATCACGCGCTGGAGGTCCACGCCGATGCCATTGGCATGAGCGGCCTGCTGGTCAAGTCCACCGTGGTGATGAAGGAGAATCTGGAGGAACTGGCGCGCCGCGGCTTGCAGATTCCGGTGTTGCTGGGCGGCGCCGCGCTGACCAGACGCTATGTGGAAGAGACCTGCGCCCCAATCCTCGATGCGCCGGTGGTGTATTGCAGCGATGCCTTTGACGGGCTGGCAGCCATGGAAAAAATCAAAGAGGGCACGCTGGTGAAAAAAACCGCGGCATTCGAACCGGCCCAGCCGGCGATGCGGCCCTCGCTGGGAACCGTCGATCAGCCGATCCGCCGCGATGTCGAGATCCCCAAGCCGCCCTTTTGGGGCGATCGCCTGGTGACCGACATAGAGCTCGATGCCGTTTTTAGTCACCTTACCGAGAATGTGTTGTTCCGCGGCCGCTGGGGATATCGTCGCGGCACGTTGAGCGCCGCGGAATTTGAGGCACTGATCGCTCGGGAGGCGCGACCGGCGCTGGAGCGGATCAAGGAACGGTGCAAACAA
This window harbors:
- the metH gene encoding methionine synthase, whose translation is MTFFDRLQDNRVILFDGAMGTQIQRLTITEKEWAGKTGCNEILNLTAAEKIQSIHQDYFAAGAEVVETNTLGSNRIVLAEYELADKTVEVNRAAARIARRAADTFTDRPRFVAGSIGPGTRLISLGQTDFASMHRSYLEQAIGLIEGGIDLFLIETCQDVLQIKTCLLALQDAMKQYGVQLPVGVSVTVETTGTLLLGTQIDAVLAILSAFDIHILGMNCATGPEPMRPFIQQICRQFPGRVACQPNAGMPQNIDGQMVYTLAVDEFVSLLSAMVKEEGVGLVGGCCGTTPEFIKGLASALNNVLPASRDSKPPAAIASLFSSQTLRQDPAPFFVGERANTNGSKQFREVLLAEDWDGIVQVAREQAASGAHGLDLCVAYTGRDEKADMAQAVRRLVTQVDLPLFIDSTDVQVIESALQLYGGRAVINSINLEDGEDRVDQVCRLAKRYGAALIGLTIDEQGMALTVERKLEVVQRLYDIAVLRHGLRPQDLIFDALTFTLGSGDSALADAASNTLEAIQRIKAGWPGVYTLLGVSNISFGLSPHSRDILNSVFLAQAVQAGLDLAIVHVKKILPLYQIAEADLDVATNLLFNRGEEPLKSFIRHFEEKNGAAVPVAMDESSLPLEERIRRHIIQGNRSGLPERLQEALRQRKALAIINDLLIPAMKTVGELFGAGKMQLPFVLQSAEVMKFAVDHLQPFMEKSAVQSPLSIVLATVRGDVHDIGKNLVEIILSNNGYKVYNLGIKCEIETMIHHALEVHADAIGMSGLLVKSTVVMKENLEELARRGLQIPVLLGGAALTRRYVEETCAPILDAPVVYCSDAFDGLAAMEKIKEGTLVKKTAAFEPAQPAMRPSLGTVDQPIRRDVEIPKPPFWGDRLVTDIELDAVFSHLTENVLFRGRWGYRRGTLSAAEFEALIAREARPALERIKERCKQEALLRPAVAYGYYPCNSDGDEVIVFHPKSGAEWLRLRFPRQRAAPHRCIADFFLPAQEKRQDLIAVQVVTIGAQAGEEAKRLYEQNAYKDYLLFHGLSVEAAEALAEYWHRKVREELGILEQEGAGIEDFVMQKYRGSRYSFGYPACPNLAENRKLFQLVRPERIGVFITEEDQMVLEQTTSAFIVHHPQAKYFRVE